A single region of the Devosia sp. FJ2-5-3 genome encodes:
- the miaB gene encoding tRNA (N6-isopentenyl adenosine(37)-C2)-methylthiotransferase MiaB, translating to MTDTQFAPKKLFIKTYGCQMNVYDSDRMADALAPHGYSPTQDMAEADLILLNTCHIREKASEKVFSELGRLKEIQTDRRATGGDLMIGVAGCVAQAEGEEIARRAPMVDMVFGPQAYHRLPEMLAKAESQRHMHPSLKRAVVDTDFPEEDKFAHLPAARKEVTISRGLTAFLTVQEGCDKFCSFCVVPYTRGAEVSRPVAQVLEEARRLADAGVKEITLLGQNVNAYHGEDAGRAVGLGELAYRLAEIPGLERLRYTTSHPRDMDDALIAAHRDLDFLMPYLHLPVQSGSDAILKAMNRKHTAAEYLALIDRIKTARPDMALSGDFIVGFPGETDQDFEDTLSIIRAVGYASAYSFKYSTRPGTPGASLGNQVAEEVKAERLARLQALVTSQTNDFHASMVGRTLPVLIERVGRMPGQVGGRSPYLQAVHLEGSTDLIGAIHQVEITGVMTNSLTGRLAQAVAA from the coding sequence ATGACCGACACGCAGTTTGCCCCCAAAAAGCTGTTCATCAAGACCTATGGTTGCCAGATGAACGTCTATGACAGTGATCGCATGGCCGATGCACTGGCCCCCCACGGCTATAGCCCTACCCAGGACATGGCCGAGGCCGATCTCATTTTGTTAAATACCTGCCATATTCGGGAAAAAGCCAGCGAAAAGGTCTTTTCCGAGCTCGGGCGGCTCAAGGAAATCCAGACCGACAGGCGCGCCACGGGCGGCGATCTGATGATCGGCGTAGCTGGGTGCGTCGCCCAGGCGGAGGGCGAGGAAATCGCTCGCCGGGCGCCCATGGTAGATATGGTGTTCGGCCCGCAGGCCTATCACCGCCTGCCCGAAATGCTGGCCAAGGCCGAAAGCCAGCGGCACATGCACCCCAGCCTCAAGCGGGCCGTCGTCGATACGGATTTCCCCGAGGAAGACAAGTTCGCCCACCTGCCGGCCGCTCGCAAAGAAGTGACCATCAGCCGGGGGCTGACGGCTTTCCTCACCGTGCAGGAAGGGTGCGACAAGTTCTGCTCGTTCTGCGTGGTGCCCTATACGCGCGGCGCCGAAGTCAGCCGGCCAGTGGCACAGGTCCTGGAAGAAGCACGCCGCCTCGCCGATGCCGGGGTCAAGGAAATCACGCTGCTCGGCCAGAACGTCAATGCCTATCATGGCGAAGATGCCGGGCGGGCCGTGGGCCTTGGTGAGCTGGCCTATCGCCTCGCCGAAATTCCCGGGCTTGAACGGCTGCGCTACACGACCAGCCATCCCCGCGATATGGACGACGCGCTGATCGCGGCGCATCGCGACCTCGATTTCCTGATGCCCTATCTCCACCTGCCGGTGCAGTCGGGGTCGGACGCCATTTTGAAGGCGATGAACCGCAAGCATACCGCCGCCGAATATCTGGCGCTGATCGACAGGATCAAGACAGCGCGGCCCGACATGGCGCTTTCGGGCGATTTCATCGTCGGTTTTCCGGGCGAAACCGACCAGGATTTCGAGGACACACTCTCGATCATCCGCGCGGTTGGCTATGCCTCGGCCTATTCGTTCAAATATTCGACGCGACCGGGCACGCCGGGCGCTTCGCTGGGCAACCAGGTCGCCGAAGAGGTGAAGGCGGAGCGCCTGGCGCGGCTGCAAGCGCTGGTGACGAGCCAGACCAATGATTTCCACGCCTCGATGGTGGGCCGGACCCTGCCGGTGCTGATCGAACGGGTGGGACGCATGCCGGGGCAGGTGGGCGGACGCTCGCCCTATCTCCAGGCCGTGCATCTCGAGGGGAGCACCGATCTCATCGGCGCCATTCATCAGGTGGAAATCACCGGGGTGATGACCAATTCCCTCACCGGGCGGCTCGCCCAGGCTGTCGCGGCCTAG
- a CDS encoding crosslink repair DNA glycosylase YcaQ family protein codes for MARGPVEIGGAQARAIWMRAQRLDEASPFGSGPQAAADAISHLGYVQIDTINVIERCHHHILYSRIPDYDRGDLAHLQSGEKSIFEYWTHALSYVPAADFPFFVPLMQHYRANPSRWFGSVTTDEVRAMVRRLKTEGPLSIRDIDDDELVDKNHSWASRKPSKRVLQLMFFQGLVAISRREGMLKTYDLVERHFGWARSPRPATERQGIAYLLDRALRSQGIVSLDSICHLNAPAKKAVLDLIEARVKRRQLVEVLVEGAGKIRHWATPEGLEQIAQPPTGRVHILSPFDPLIIQRKRLSLFFGYEHLFEAYVPAAKRKFGYFALPVLVDDRVVAAIDLKTDRRAGKLLVQNWTWLEQIGAEEQARITAELGRFERFQLATTA; via the coding sequence ATGGCGCGGGGTCCGGTCGAGATTGGTGGAGCGCAGGCCCGCGCCATCTGGATGCGGGCCCAGCGCCTTGACGAGGCAAGTCCATTCGGCAGCGGCCCGCAGGCTGCTGCCGACGCCATTTCCCATCTGGGCTATGTGCAGATTGACACGATCAATGTGATCGAGCGCTGCCATCATCATATCCTTTATTCGCGCATTCCCGACTATGACCGGGGCGATCTGGCCCATCTGCAGTCGGGCGAAAAATCGATCTTCGAATATTGGACCCATGCGCTGAGCTATGTGCCGGCGGCTGACTTTCCGTTTTTCGTGCCGCTGATGCAGCATTATCGGGCCAATCCGAGCCGCTGGTTCGGGTCGGTGACCACGGATGAGGTCCGCGCCATGGTACGCCGGCTCAAGACCGAGGGCCCTCTCTCGATCCGCGATATCGACGACGATGAACTGGTGGACAAGAACCATTCCTGGGCCAGCCGCAAGCCGTCCAAGCGGGTCTTGCAGCTGATGTTCTTCCAGGGGCTGGTCGCCATTTCCCGACGCGAGGGCATGCTCAAGACCTATGATCTGGTCGAGCGCCATTTCGGCTGGGCCAGAAGCCCGCGGCCAGCCACGGAGCGACAGGGGATTGCCTATCTTCTCGACCGGGCGCTGCGCAGCCAGGGGATCGTCAGCCTCGATTCCATCTGCCATCTCAATGCGCCGGCCAAGAAGGCGGTGCTGGACCTTATCGAGGCGCGGGTGAAGCGGCGGCAATTGGTGGAAGTTCTGGTCGAGGGCGCGGGCAAAATTCGGCATTGGGCGACGCCAGAGGGGCTGGAGCAGATTGCCCAGCCACCGACGGGGCGCGTGCATATTCTGTCGCCCTTCGATCCGCTGATCATCCAGCGCAAGCGACTCAGCCTGTTTTTCGGCTATGAGCATCTGTTCGAGGCTTATGTGCCGGCCGCAAAACGAAAATTCGGCTATTTTGCCCTGCCGGTGCTGGTCGACGACCGCGTGGTTGCCGCCATCGATCTCAAGACCGACCGCCGCGCGGGCAAACTGCTGGTGCAGAACTGGACCTGGCTCGAACAGATCGGTGCCGAGGAGCAGGCGCGGATCACGGCCGAACTCGGCCGCTTCGAGCGCTTTCAGCTCGCCACCACCGCCTAG
- a CDS encoding TetR family transcriptional regulator C-terminal domain-containing protein, protein MAPRKLKSVEPPHAPARRAHKADAKAATQSPAKARPITRIQREKQDAILEAALDVFSMHGFRGATIDQIAEMAGMSKPNLLYYFPKKEEIHRRLMSELLVTWLAPLEEMRADGDPFSEIRSYIRRKLEMARDFPRESRLFANEMLRGAPHIIDMIEVDLKNLVDEKAKILLGWMDEGKLARADPYHLIFSIWATTQHYADFDVQVRAVLGKGRGGEGRFEDAARYLEHLFLFGLTPRPRP, encoded by the coding sequence ATGGCACCCAGAAAGCTGAAATCGGTCGAGCCTCCTCACGCTCCCGCCAGGCGGGCGCACAAAGCCGACGCCAAGGCGGCCACCCAGTCGCCGGCAAAGGCGCGGCCAATTACGCGCATCCAGCGCGAAAAGCAGGACGCCATCCTGGAGGCGGCGCTGGATGTGTTTTCAATGCATGGCTTTCGCGGCGCCACCATCGACCAGATCGCCGAGATGGCGGGGATGAGCAAACCCAATTTGCTCTATTATTTTCCCAAGAAGGAGGAGATCCACCGCCGCCTGATGAGCGAGCTTCTCGTCACCTGGCTGGCCCCGCTCGAAGAGATGCGCGCCGATGGCGACCCCTTTTCGGAAATCCGTTCCTACATCCGCCGCAAGCTCGAAATGGCGCGCGATTTTCCGCGCGAAAGCCGGCTCTTTGCCAATGAAATGCTGCGCGGCGCCCCCCACATCATCGACATGATCGAGGTGGACCTCAAAAACCTAGTCGATGAAAAGGCAAAAATCCTGCTCGGCTGGATGGACGAGGGCAAGCTCGCCCGCGCCGACCCCTATCACCTGATCTTTTCGATCTGGGCCACCACCCAGCATTATGCCGATTTCGACGTCCAGGTGCGGGCGGTTCTTGGCAAGGGCCGCGGCGGCGAAGGGCGTTTCGAGGACGCCGCCCGCTATCTCGAACATCTGTTCCTTTTCGGCCTGACGCCGCGCCCAAGACCCTGA
- a CDS encoding aspartate aminotransferase family protein: MPFTANRQFKKSPRMFVAAKDMHYTTSDGRQVLDGTAGLWCVNAGHARPKIVEAIAKQAAELDYAPAFQMGHPKAFELANRLVDLTPDGLDHVLFTNSGSESVETALKVALAYQKVIGQGARSRLIGRERGYHGVNFGGISVGGIVTNRKMFGTLLTGVDHLPHTHNLAKNAFSRGVPENGVDLADELERIVTLHDASTIAAVIVEPVAGSTGVLIPPPGYLQRLRDITKKHGILLIFDEVITGYGRLGTPFGADYFGVTPDILVTAKGLTNGVIPMGAVMVSKEIHDAFMQGPEHLIEFFHGYTYSGNPIASAAGLATLETYKDEGLLTRGADLAKVWEDGLHSLKGLPHVIDIRNIGLVGAIELQPIDGQPTKRAFAAFLKAYEEGVLIRTTGDIIALSPPLIVSESQIDQIISTLAGILKTLE, encoded by the coding sequence ATGCCGTTTACGGCCAACCGGCAGTTCAAGAAATCGCCGCGCATGTTCGTGGCGGCCAAGGACATGCACTACACCACCAGCGATGGCCGCCAGGTGCTCGACGGCACGGCGGGCCTCTGGTGCGTCAATGCCGGCCATGCGCGCCCAAAAATCGTCGAGGCCATCGCCAAGCAGGCCGCAGAACTCGATTATGCGCCCGCTTTCCAGATGGGCCACCCCAAGGCGTTCGAACTGGCCAATCGGCTGGTGGACCTGACGCCCGATGGGCTCGACCATGTGCTGTTCACCAATTCGGGTTCGGAATCGGTCGAGACGGCGCTCAAGGTGGCGCTGGCCTATCAGAAGGTGATCGGGCAGGGCGCGCGCAGCCGGCTGATCGGGCGCGAACGCGGCTATCACGGGGTCAATTTCGGCGGCATTTCGGTGGGCGGCATTGTCACCAACCGCAAAATGTTCGGCACGCTGCTTACCGGCGTCGACCATCTGCCGCATACGCATAACCTCGCCAAGAACGCGTTTTCGCGCGGCGTGCCCGAGAATGGTGTTGATCTCGCCGACGAGTTGGAGCGTATCGTAACGCTGCATGACGCCTCGACCATTGCCGCGGTGATCGTCGAGCCGGTGGCAGGATCGACCGGCGTGCTCATTCCGCCCCCGGGCTATCTGCAGCGCCTGCGCGACATCACTAAAAAGCACGGCATCCTGCTGATCTTTGACGAGGTGATCACGGGCTATGGGCGTCTCGGAACGCCATTTGGCGCCGATTATTTTGGCGTGACCCCGGACATTCTGGTGACGGCCAAGGGGCTGACCAATGGTGTCATTCCCATGGGCGCGGTGATGGTTTCGAAAGAGATTCACGACGCCTTCATGCAGGGGCCGGAGCACCTCATCGAGTTCTTCCACGGCTACACCTATTCGGGCAATCCTATCGCCTCGGCGGCGGGTCTCGCCACGCTCGAGACCTATAAGGACGAGGGGCTGCTCACGCGCGGCGCCGACCTTGCAAAAGTCTGGGAAGACGGGCTGCACAGCCTCAAGGGGCTGCCGCATGTCATCGATATCCGCAATATCGGGCTGGTCGGCGCCATTGAGCTGCAACCCATTGATGGCCAGCCGACCAAGCGCGCCTTCGCGGCCTTCCTCAAGGCCTATGAAGAGGGCGTTCTCATCCGGACTACGGGCGATATCATTGCCCTTTCGCCGCCCCTGATCGTGTCGGAAAGCCAGATCGACCAGATCATTTCGACGCTCGCGGGCATCCTCAAGACGCTTGAATAG
- a CDS encoding CoA-acylating methylmalonate-semialdehyde dehydrogenase → MQIIENAVGGKRYVSSSTRRVPVFNPATGEQRAELPLSTMEELNEAVASAVKAQVAWGNTPPMKRARVMFKFKALLDQYADDLAREISKEHGKVHDDALGEVARGIDCVDFACGIPHLLKGEYSRNVGPAIDTYSDRQPLGVVAGVTPFNFPAMVPMWMYPAAIACGNAFILKPSERDPSAPMLAWNLFMEAGLPEGILQVIHGDKEMVDGILDHPDIKAVSFVGSTPIAEYVYQRGTKAGKRVQALGGAKNHMIIMPDADLDQAADALMGAGYGSAGERCMAISVAVPVGKGTADALIEKLKPRVESLKIGPATDKDAEMGPVVTKMHRDKILGYIDAGEKDGAKLVVDGRGFKLQGYENGYYVGGTLFDNVEPHMSIYKDEIFGPVLSVVRRDSFQDAVDLIHGHEYANGTAIFTRDGDAAREFADKIEVGMVGINVPIPVPVAYHSFGGWKRSLFGDHSIYGPEGIHFYTRLKTVTTRWPAGIKGGAEFSFPSVK, encoded by the coding sequence ATGCAGATCATTGAGAATGCCGTCGGTGGCAAGCGCTACGTGTCTAGCTCGACGCGCCGCGTGCCGGTCTTTAACCCCGCAACGGGCGAACAGCGCGCAGAACTGCCCCTGTCGACCATGGAGGAGCTCAACGAAGCCGTTGCCTCGGCGGTCAAGGCGCAGGTCGCCTGGGGCAATACCCCGCCGATGAAGCGCGCCCGCGTCATGTTCAAGTTCAAGGCGCTGCTGGATCAATATGCCGATGATCTCGCCCGCGAGATTTCAAAGGAACATGGCAAGGTGCATGACGATGCCCTGGGCGAGGTTGCCCGCGGCATCGACTGCGTGGATTTTGCCTGTGGTATTCCGCACCTCTTGAAGGGCGAATATTCGCGCAATGTGGGCCCGGCGATCGACACCTATTCGGATCGCCAGCCACTGGGCGTGGTGGCCGGGGTGACCCCGTTCAACTTCCCGGCCATGGTGCCAATGTGGATGTATCCGGCGGCCATCGCCTGCGGCAATGCCTTCATTTTGAAGCCTTCCGAGCGCGACCCGTCTGCGCCGATGCTGGCCTGGAACCTCTTCATGGAAGCCGGGTTGCCGGAAGGCATTTTGCAGGTGATCCATGGCGACAAGGAAATGGTCGACGGGATTTTGGACCATCCCGACATCAAGGCGGTGAGCTTTGTCGGCTCGACGCCGATCGCTGAATATGTCTACCAGCGCGGCACCAAGGCTGGAAAACGCGTGCAGGCGCTGGGCGGCGCCAAGAACCACATGATCATCATGCCGGATGCCGATCTCGACCAGGCGGCCGATGCGCTGATGGGGGCGGGCTATGGCTCGGCCGGTGAACGCTGCATGGCCATTTCCGTGGCCGTGCCGGTGGGCAAGGGAACCGCCGATGCGCTGATCGAAAAGCTCAAGCCGCGCGTGGAAAGCCTCAAAATCGGGCCGGCCACCGACAAGGACGCCGAAATGGGTCCGGTGGTCACAAAGATGCACCGCGACAAGATTCTCGGGTATATCGACGCGGGCGAGAAGGACGGCGCCAAGCTCGTCGTCGACGGCCGCGGGTTCAAGCTGCAGGGCTATGAGAACGGCTATTATGTCGGCGGCACGCTGTTCGACAATGTCGAGCCACATATGTCGATCTACAAGGACGAGATCTTTGGGCCTGTGCTGTCCGTGGTGCGCCGCGACAGTTTCCAGGATGCGGTCGATCTGATCCACGGGCATGAATATGCCAATGGGACGGCGATCTTTACTCGCGATGGCGATGCGGCGCGTGAGTTCGCTGATAAAATTGAAGTGGGCATGGTGGGCATCAACGTGCCGATCCCGGTGCCAGTGGCCTATCACTCCTTCGGCGGCTGGAAGCGCTCGCTGTTTGGCGATCACTCCATCTATGGGCCCGAAGGCATCCACTTCTATACAAGGCTCAAGACCGTCACCACCCGCTGGCCCGCAGGGATCAAGGGTGGCGCGGAGTTTTCGTTCCCGAGCGTGAAGTAG
- a CDS encoding DUF559 domain-containing protein → MTDAEGRLWHHLRDRRLLGFKFVRQYPIAPYYADFACREAMLVIEADGGQHGGAYDVQRDAAIKAAGYTVLRFWNNDILSNTDGVLELIHKTLAFCVPSPLRGEGQGEGSILSTRTHE, encoded by the coding sequence ATGACCGACGCAGAGGGCCGACTATGGCACCATCTCAGGGATCGCCGCCTTCTGGGCTTCAAGTTTGTTCGCCAATACCCAATTGCGCCATATTACGCCGACTTTGCCTGCCGTGAGGCGATGCTGGTCATTGAAGCCGACGGCGGGCAGCATGGCGGCGCCTATGATGTGCAACGCGATGCTGCCATCAAAGCGGCCGGTTACACGGTCCTGCGTTTCTGGAATAACGACATTCTCAGCAACACCGATGGTGTGCTTGAATTGATCCACAAAACCCTCGCCTTCTGCGTCCCCTCGCCCCTCCGGGGAGAGGGACAGGGTGAGGGGTCTATCCTATCGACCCGAACTCACGAGTAA
- a CDS encoding Zn-dependent hydrolase, translated as MTSPGENLRINGDRLWESLMDMAKVGPGIAGGNNRQTLTDADKEGRELFQRWCEEAGLTMGVDKMGTMFMTRPGTDPDALPVYIGSHLDTQPTGGKYDGVLGVLAGLEVVRSMNDLGIKTKHPIVVTNWTNEEGARFAPAMVASGVFAGVHSLDYAYGRKDMDGKRFGDELERIGWVGDEEVGARKMHAYFEYHIEQGPILEAEDKQIGVVTHCQGLWWLEFTLTGKEAHTGSTPMNMRVNAGLAMARIFEAVQDIAMSEQPGAVAGTGQVKFSPNSRNVLPGTVVFTVDLRTPSQEKLDRMRAKIEQRAAEICAEMGVGCSVEAVGHFDPVTFDPTLVERVRSAAEKLGYSHMNIISGAGHDACWAAKVAPTTMIMCPCVGGLSHNEAEDISMEWAAAGCDVLFHAVVETAEIVE; from the coding sequence ATGACCTCTCCCGGTGAAAACCTTCGTATCAATGGTGATCGGCTCTGGGAGAGCCTGATGGATATGGCCAAGGTGGGGCCGGGGATTGCCGGGGGCAATAATCGGCAGACGCTGACCGATGCCGACAAGGAAGGGCGGGAGCTCTTTCAGCGCTGGTGCGAAGAGGCGGGGCTCACCATGGGCGTCGACAAGATGGGCACCATGTTCATGACGCGGCCCGGCACCGATCCCGATGCACTGCCGGTCTATATCGGCAGCCATCTCGACACCCAGCCGACCGGCGGAAAATATGACGGCGTGCTCGGTGTGCTGGCCGGGCTCGAAGTCGTGCGCTCGATGAATGATCTCGGGATCAAGACCAAGCACCCCATCGTCGTCACCAACTGGACCAATGAGGAAGGCGCGCGCTTTGCCCCGGCCATGGTGGCGTCAGGCGTTTTTGCCGGGGTGCATAGCCTCGACTATGCCTATGGCCGCAAGGACATGGACGGCAAGCGCTTTGGCGACGAGCTCGAGCGCATTGGCTGGGTCGGTGACGAAGAGGTCGGCGCGCGAAAAATGCACGCCTATTTCGAGTATCACATCGAGCAGGGGCCGATTCTTGAGGCCGAAGACAAGCAGATCGGCGTCGTCACCCATTGCCAGGGCCTGTGGTGGCTCGAATTTACCCTGACGGGCAAGGAAGCCCATACCGGCTCGACCCCGATGAATATGCGCGTCAATGCCGGGCTGGCGATGGCGCGGATTTTTGAGGCGGTGCAGGACATCGCCATGTCGGAGCAGCCCGGCGCGGTGGCTGGCACCGGCCAGGTGAAATTCTCGCCCAATTCGCGAAACGTGCTGCCGGGCACGGTGGTGTTCACCGTCGACCTCCGCACCCCGAGCCAGGAAAAACTCGACCGCATGCGCGCCAAGATCGAACAGCGCGCCGCCGAAATCTGCGCCGAAATGGGGGTTGGCTGCTCGGTTGAGGCGGTGGGGCATTTTGATCCCGTCACTTTTGATCCGACGCTGGTGGAGCGGGTCCGCTCGGCGGCCGAAAAGCTCGGCTATAGCCACATGAACATCATCTCGGGCGCGGGGCACGACGCCTGCTGGGCAGCGAAGGTCGCGCCGACAACCATGATCATGTGCCCCTGCGTGGGCGGGCTCAGCCACAATGAGGCCGAGGATATTTCGATGGAATGGGCCGCCGCCGGTTGCGACGTGCTGTTCCATGCCGTGGTGGAAACCGCGGAGATCGTGGAGTGA